One Thermus sp. CCB_US3_UF1 DNA window includes the following coding sequences:
- a CDS encoding TaqI-like C-terminal specificity domain-containing protein gives MTPLPRTSLGQVPTPAALVAFMVGLAEAPLGGRVLEPACAHGPFLRAFREVHGAGYRFYGVEVDRKALDLPPWAHGVVTDFLLWEPQEAFDLILGNPPYGALGAGARIPPGLRRLYRGRFRTWRGRYNLYGAFLEKGVELLRPGGLLVYVVPAGWMVLEEFRELRAFLAREGALEVYYLGRVFPGLKVRATVLAFRKGGKGLRLWEAEGLALGASPAPLLEDPHWQGAMIRFPHPEGLALEREGVPLGEAFHLHFAARSPEIKAHPLTRPAPGPGLVPVLTGRNLGPGTVDYATPYSGLYFPKGAVHLLKPFYALPHLVVGHTRHYRVVAAWDERAYPWREEFHLLPKEGVRVDPEGLVAYLNGPLVQAYYRGLYREVVPHLTRPMLERLPLPRDLLTAR, from the coding sequence ATGACCCCCTTACCCCGAACCAGCCTGGGCCAGGTGCCCACCCCCGCGGCCCTGGTGGCCTTCATGGTGGGCCTGGCCGAGGCCCCCCTGGGGGGGCGGGTGTTGGAGCCCGCCTGCGCCCACGGCCCTTTTCTGCGGGCCTTCCGCGAGGTTCACGGGGCAGGCTACCGCTTCTACGGGGTGGAGGTGGACCGAAAGGCCTTGGACCTCCCCCCTTGGGCCCACGGGGTGGTGACGGACTTCCTCCTTTGGGAACCCCAGGAGGCCTTCGACCTCATCCTGGGAAACCCCCCCTACGGGGCCCTGGGGGCGGGGGCCAGGATCCCCCCCGGGCTTCGGCGGCTTTACCGGGGGAGGTTCCGCACCTGGCGGGGGCGGTACAACCTCTATGGGGCCTTCCTGGAAAAAGGGGTGGAGCTCCTGCGGCCCGGGGGGCTTCTGGTCTACGTGGTGCCGGCGGGCTGGATGGTGCTGGAGGAGTTCCGGGAGCTGAGGGCCTTCCTGGCCCGGGAAGGGGCCCTCGAGGTCTACTACCTGGGCCGGGTCTTCCCTGGCCTCAAGGTCCGGGCCACGGTCCTGGCTTTCCGCAAGGGGGGAAAGGGGCTTCGGCTTTGGGAAGCCGAGGGCCTGGCCCTGGGAGCCTCCCCGGCCCCCCTCCTGGAAGACCCCCACTGGCAGGGAGCCATGATCCGCTTCCCCCACCCCGAGGGCCTGGCCCTGGAAAGGGAAGGCGTGCCCTTGGGGGAAGCCTTCCACCTCCACTTCGCCGCCCGCAGCCCCGAGATCAAGGCCCATCCCCTGACCCGCCCGGCCCCGGGGCCGGGGCTGGTGCCCGTCCTTACCGGGCGGAACCTGGGGCCAGGAACCGTGGACTACGCCACTCCCTACTCGGGCCTCTACTTCCCCAAGGGGGCGGTGCACCTCCTGAAGCCCTTCTACGCCCTGCCCCACCTGGTGGTGGGCCACACCCGCCACTACCGGGTGGTGGCCGCCTGGGACGAAAGGGCCTACCCCTGGCGGGAGGAGTTCCACCTCCTACCCAAAGAAGGGGTGCGGGTGGACCCCGAGGGCCTGGTGGCCTACCTCAACGGTCCCCTGGTCCAGGCCTACTACCGGGGGCTTTACCGGGAAGTGGTCCCCCACCTGACCCGGCCCATGCTGGAGAGGCTTCCCCTGCCCCGGGACCTCCTTACCGCCCGGTGA
- a CDS encoding alcohol dehydrogenase family protein, producing the protein MRAVVYQGPFQVAVEEVPEPRLEGEGEAIVEVELSAICGSDLHIYHGKIAGVLPGTVLGHEFVGRVVEKGPLVPWALGERVVGSFQVACGECPACRRGQYFACLKGGVYGFGLALGNLPGAQAQRVRVPFARHSLFPIGDLPAEEAILAGDILTTAYGGVRPFLTPGMSVAVVGSGPVGLMAQAVAHALGAGPVFAIDPEESRLEKAQALGSLPVNPKAEDPVARVRKETEGLGAELVVEAVGGDGEALKLALRLAGPGGVVSSLGVPTAERLDYPWLPAFSRGITLRSALANIPRWIGEVLALQRVGRLRGSFVFSHRLPLGEAAEGYRLFHERRATKVALVP; encoded by the coding sequence ATGAGGGCCGTGGTCTACCAAGGCCCCTTCCAGGTGGCGGTGGAGGAGGTCCCAGAGCCCAGGCTGGAAGGGGAGGGCGAGGCCATCGTGGAGGTGGAACTGAGCGCCATCTGCGGCTCAGACCTCCACATCTACCACGGCAAGATCGCCGGGGTCCTGCCCGGGACCGTCCTGGGCCACGAGTTCGTGGGGCGGGTGGTGGAGAAAGGGCCCCTGGTGCCCTGGGCCCTGGGGGAGCGGGTGGTGGGGAGCTTCCAGGTGGCCTGCGGGGAATGCCCCGCCTGCCGCCGGGGCCAGTACTTCGCCTGCCTCAAGGGCGGGGTCTACGGCTTTGGCCTGGCCCTGGGCAACCTGCCGGGGGCCCAGGCGCAACGGGTGCGGGTGCCCTTCGCCCGGCACAGCCTCTTCCCCATCGGGGACCTGCCCGCGGAGGAGGCCATCCTGGCGGGGGACATCCTCACCACCGCTTACGGGGGGGTGAGGCCCTTCCTCACCCCGGGGATGAGCGTGGCCGTGGTGGGCTCGGGGCCCGTGGGCCTCATGGCCCAGGCCGTGGCCCACGCCCTGGGGGCCGGGCCGGTCTTCGCCATTGACCCGGAGGAAAGCCGGCTGGAAAAGGCCCAGGCCCTGGGAAGCCTCCCCGTGAACCCCAAGGCCGAGGACCCCGTGGCCCGGGTGCGCAAGGAAACCGAGGGCCTGGGGGCGGAGCTGGTGGTGGAGGCCGTGGGGGGGGACGGGGAAGCCCTGAAGCTGGCCCTGCGCCTGGCGGGGCCCGGGGGGGTGGTGTCCAGCCTGGGGGTGCCCACGGCGGAGCGGCTGGACTACCCTTGGCTTCCCGCCTTCAGCCGAGGGATCACCCTACGGAGCGCCCTAGCCAACATCCCCCGCTGGATCGGGGAGGTCCTGGCCCTGCAGCGGGTGGGGCGCTTGCGGGGGAGCTTCGTCTTCAGCCACCGCCTGCCCCTGGGGGAAGCGGCGGAAGGGTACCGCCTCTTCCACGAGCGCCGGGCCACCAAGGTGGCCCTGGTGCCCTAA
- a CDS encoding DNA topoisomerase subunit B — protein sequence MNYDASAIKVLKGLEGVRHRPAMYIGGTGVEGYHHLFKEILDNAVDEALAGHATEIITTLNPDGSLTVEDNGRGIPVDVMPEEGKPAVEVIYTTLHSGGKFESGAYKVSGGLHGVGASVVNALSEWTVVEVFRQGQHYRIAFSRGEVTEPLRVVGPAPEGKTGTRVTFKPDPQIFGPLAFDPSKLRARLKEVSYLVAGLRLVFRDLQHGREEVYLDKGGVASFAKALAEGEELLYEKPFLIRKQEGEVEVEVGLIHTKGYTAEILTYANMIPTRDGGTHLTAFKGAYSRALNQYAKKAGLHKEKGPQPTGDDLLEGLYAVVSVKLPQPQFEGQTKGKLLNPEAGSAVSQVVYEKLLEILEENPRIAKTLYEKALRAAQAREAARKARELVRRQNPLESDDLPGKLADCQTENPEEAELFIVEGDSAGGSAKQGRDRRFQAVLPLRGKILNVEKAGLSKALKNAEVRAMVAAIGAGIGGTGDEAHFDLEGLRYHKIIIMTDADVDGSHIRTLLLTFFYRYMRPLIEGGYVYIAQPPLYRLQVGKRVEYLYSDEALAARLKELEGKAYEVQRFKGLGEMNPEQLWETTMNPEKRVLKRVELQDALEASELFEKLMGQEVAPRREFIEEHARYAQLDI from the coding sequence GTGAACTACGACGCATCGGCCATTAAGGTGCTCAAGGGGCTGGAGGGGGTCCGCCACCGCCCGGCCATGTACATCGGGGGCACGGGGGTGGAGGGGTACCACCACCTCTTCAAGGAAATCCTGGATAACGCCGTGGACGAGGCCCTGGCGGGCCACGCCACCGAGATCATCACCACCCTAAACCCCGATGGCTCCCTCACCGTGGAGGACAATGGCCGCGGCATCCCCGTGGACGTAATGCCCGAGGAAGGGAAACCCGCGGTGGAGGTCATCTACACCACCCTGCACTCCGGGGGCAAGTTTGAAAGCGGGGCCTACAAGGTCTCGGGCGGCCTGCACGGGGTGGGGGCCAGCGTGGTCAACGCCCTCTCCGAGTGGACGGTGGTGGAGGTCTTCCGCCAGGGCCAGCACTACCGCATCGCCTTCAGCCGGGGAGAGGTGACGGAGCCCCTACGCGTGGTGGGGCCGGCCCCTGAGGGCAAGACCGGCACCCGGGTCACCTTCAAGCCCGACCCGCAGATCTTTGGCCCCCTGGCCTTTGACCCCAGCAAACTCCGGGCCCGCCTGAAGGAAGTGAGCTACCTGGTGGCGGGGCTGAGGCTGGTCTTCAGGGACCTGCAGCACGGGCGGGAGGAGGTCTACCTGGACAAGGGGGGCGTGGCCTCCTTTGCCAAGGCCTTGGCGGAAGGGGAGGAACTCCTCTACGAGAAGCCCTTCCTTATCCGGAAGCAGGAAGGGGAGGTGGAGGTGGAGGTGGGCCTCATCCACACCAAGGGGTACACCGCGGAGATCCTCACCTACGCCAACATGATCCCCACCCGGGACGGGGGCACCCACCTCACCGCCTTCAAGGGCGCCTACAGCCGGGCCCTGAACCAGTACGCCAAGAAGGCGGGCCTCCACAAGGAAAAAGGCCCCCAGCCCACGGGGGATGACCTCCTGGAAGGGCTTTACGCGGTGGTGAGCGTGAAGCTCCCCCAGCCCCAGTTTGAGGGCCAGACCAAGGGCAAGCTCCTCAACCCCGAGGCGGGGAGCGCCGTGAGCCAAGTGGTCTACGAAAAGCTCCTGGAGATCCTGGAGGAAAACCCCCGCATCGCCAAGACCCTTTACGAGAAGGCCCTCCGGGCGGCCCAGGCCCGGGAAGCGGCCCGGAAGGCCCGGGAGCTGGTGCGGCGGCAAAACCCCCTGGAGTCGGACGACCTTCCCGGGAAGCTGGCCGACTGCCAGACGGAAAACCCCGAGGAGGCGGAGCTTTTCATCGTGGAGGGAGACTCGGCGGGGGGGAGCGCCAAGCAGGGCCGGGACCGGCGCTTCCAGGCCGTCTTGCCCCTCAGGGGGAAGATCCTGAACGTGGAGAAGGCCGGGCTTTCCAAGGCCTTGAAAAACGCCGAGGTGCGGGCCATGGTGGCGGCCATCGGGGCCGGGATCGGGGGCACGGGGGATGAGGCCCACTTTGACCTCGAGGGCCTTCGCTACCACAAAATCATCATCATGACCGACGCCGACGTGGACGGAAGCCACATCCGCACCCTGCTCCTCACCTTCTTCTACCGCTACATGCGCCCCCTGATCGAAGGGGGGTACGTCTACATCGCCCAGCCCCCCCTCTACCGCCTGCAGGTGGGGAAAAGGGTGGAATACCTCTACTCCGACGAGGCCCTGGCCGCCCGCCTCAAGGAGCTGGAGGGGAAGGCGTACGAGGTGCAGCGCTTCAAGGGCCTGGGGGAGATGAACCCCGAGCAGCTTTGGGAGACCACCATGAACCCGGAGAAACGGGTGTTGAAGCGGGTGGAGCTCCAGGACGCCCTGGAGGCCAGCGAGCTCTTTGAGAAGCTCATGGGCCAGGAGGTGGCCCCCAGGCGGGAGTTCATTGAGGAGCACGCCCGCTACGCCCAGCTGGACATCTGA
- a CDS encoding DUF4032 domain-containing protein, with product MRGHLQAETEAERLERRVKLLELLHRLRGEPDELLPFHQALALRPKGEHHLGLRTIEVDKVVGSVDRYEDFDRHFLPKTLHTLERWKRLRALQLEGVELPPIEVYQVGEAYFVKDGHHRVALAKATGQKYMDAYVIALDVPVPVEPGDTLKDLILKAEYAHFLEQTRLKELVPDAEEIRFTALGRYDLLLDHIATRRYFKGLEEGREVSWEEAVVDWYQNLYRPTVEAIRRLGLLRDFPGRTEADLYLWVMDHRYFLAQELGVDLGPEGAARSYEARFGPRWKRLGGWLKWLFKHSIQIPFDF from the coding sequence ATGAGGGGGCATCTGCAGGCGGAAACCGAAGCCGAGCGCCTGGAGCGCCGCGTGAAACTCCTAGAGCTCCTCCACCGCCTCAGGGGGGAGCCAGACGAGCTCCTTCCCTTTCACCAGGCCCTGGCCCTGAGGCCCAAAGGGGAGCACCACCTGGGCCTCCGCACCATAGAGGTGGACAAGGTGGTAGGTTCGGTGGACCGCTACGAGGACTTTGACCGCCACTTCCTGCCCAAAACCCTCCACACCCTGGAGCGGTGGAAGCGCCTCCGGGCCTTGCAGCTGGAAGGGGTAGAGCTCCCCCCCATTGAGGTCTACCAGGTGGGGGAGGCCTACTTTGTCAAGGATGGCCACCACCGGGTGGCCCTGGCCAAGGCCACGGGACAGAAGTACATGGATGCCTACGTGATCGCTTTGGACGTTCCCGTGCCGGTGGAGCCGGGGGATACGCTCAAGGACCTGATCCTGAAGGCGGAGTACGCGCATTTTCTGGAGCAAACCAGGCTAAAGGAGCTGGTGCCCGACGCGGAGGAAATCCGCTTCACCGCCTTGGGCCGGTACGACCTCCTCCTGGACCACATCGCCACCAGGCGCTACTTCAAGGGCCTCGAGGAGGGGCGCGAGGTGTCCTGGGAGGAAGCGGTGGTGGACTGGTACCAGAACCTCTACCGCCCCACGGTGGAAGCCATCCGCCGTTTGGGGCTGTTGCGGGACTTTCCTGGGCGTACCGAGGCCGACCTGTACCTCTGGGTGATGGACCACCGCTACTTCCTGGCCCAGGAGCTGGGGGTGGACCTAGGCCCCGAAGGGGCGGCCCGCTCCTACGAGGCCCGGTTTGGCCCCCGCTGGAAGCGGCTTGGGGGGTGGCTTAAATGGCTTTTTAAGCACTCGATACAAATCCCATTTGACTTTTGA
- a CDS encoding SCP2 sterol-binding domain-containing protein, translated as MQLFSEAWAQAYCQKLSESEAYRKAAATWEGSLALAVRQDPAQGLPQGVAVVLDLWHGTCRGVKVVEGDAEADFVIEADLATWQEVLSGGLEPLTALMRGLLELKKGSIAALAPYAQAAQELVRVAREVA; from the coding sequence ATGCAGCTTTTCAGCGAAGCCTGGGCCCAGGCCTACTGCCAAAAGCTCTCGGAAAGCGAGGCCTACCGGAAGGCCGCCGCCACCTGGGAAGGCTCCCTGGCCCTGGCGGTGCGCCAAGACCCCGCCCAGGGCCTGCCCCAGGGGGTGGCGGTGGTCCTGGACCTCTGGCACGGGACCTGCCGCGGGGTGAAGGTGGTGGAGGGGGATGCCGAGGCCGACTTCGTCATCGAGGCCGACCTGGCCACCTGGCAGGAGGTGCTCTCCGGGGGCCTCGAGCCCCTCACCGCCCTCATGCGGGGGCTTTTGGAGCTCAAGAAGGGCTCCATCGCCGCCCTGGCCCCTTACGCCCAGGCCGCCCAGGAGCTGGTGCGGGTGGCGCGGGAGGTGGCATGA
- a CDS encoding glycine C-acetyltransferase encodes MSLSLRERVQEELERLKREGLYIRPRVLEAPQEPVTRVDGREVVNLASNNYLGFANHPYLKEKARAYLERWGAGSGAVRTIAGTFTYHLELEEALARFKGTESALVLQSGFTANQGVLGSLLKEGDLVFSDELNHASIIDGLRLTKATRLVYRHADVDHLEELLKAHDTDGLKLIVTDGVFSMDGDIAPLDRIVPLAKKYGAVVYVDDAHGSGVLGEKGKGTVHHFGFHGDPDVIQVATLSKAWAVVGGYAAGALELKDLLINKARPFLFSTSHPPAVVGALLGALELIEREPERVERLWENTRYFKAELARLGYDTLGSQTPITPVLFGEAPVAFEASRMLLEEGVFAVGIGFPTVPRGKARIRNIVTAAHTQEMLDRALEAYAKVGRRLGLIP; translated from the coding sequence ATGAGCCTTTCCTTGCGCGAGCGCGTGCAGGAGGAACTGGAGCGACTGAAACGGGAGGGGCTATACATCCGCCCCAGGGTCCTCGAGGCGCCCCAGGAACCCGTGACCCGGGTGGATGGGCGGGAGGTGGTGAACCTCGCCTCCAACAACTACCTGGGCTTTGCCAACCACCCCTACCTCAAGGAAAAGGCCCGGGCCTACCTGGAGCGCTGGGGGGCGGGAAGCGGAGCGGTGCGCACCATCGCCGGCACCTTCACCTACCACCTGGAGCTGGAGGAGGCCTTGGCCCGCTTCAAGGGGACGGAAAGCGCCTTGGTCCTGCAGTCGGGCTTCACCGCCAACCAGGGGGTTTTGGGCAGCCTCCTCAAGGAAGGGGACCTGGTCTTCTCCGACGAGCTGAACCACGCCAGCATCATCGACGGCCTCCGCCTCACCAAGGCCACCCGGCTGGTCTACCGCCACGCCGACGTGGACCACCTGGAAGAGCTTCTGAAGGCCCACGATACGGACGGCCTGAAGCTCATCGTCACCGACGGGGTCTTCTCCATGGACGGGGACATCGCCCCCCTGGACCGGATCGTCCCCTTGGCCAAGAAGTACGGGGCCGTGGTCTACGTGGACGATGCCCACGGGAGCGGGGTCTTAGGGGAGAAGGGCAAGGGCACGGTGCACCACTTCGGCTTTCACGGGGACCCCGACGTGATCCAGGTGGCCACCCTGTCCAAGGCCTGGGCCGTGGTGGGGGGGTATGCCGCCGGGGCCCTGGAACTCAAGGACCTCCTCATCAACAAGGCCAGGCCCTTCCTCTTCTCCACCAGCCACCCCCCGGCGGTGGTGGGAGCCCTCCTGGGGGCTTTGGAGCTCATCGAGAGGGAGCCCGAGCGGGTGGAGCGGCTTTGGGAGAACACCCGCTACTTCAAGGCCGAGCTGGCCCGTCTGGGCTACGACACCCTGGGGAGCCAAACCCCCATTACCCCCGTCCTCTTCGGGGAAGCCCCCGTGGCCTTTGAGGCCAGCCGCATGCTCCTGGAAGAGGGCGTCTTCGCCGTGGGCATCGGCTTCCCCACCGTCCCCCGGGGGAAGGCCCGCATCCGCAACATCGTCACCGCCGCCCACACTCAGGAGATGCTGGACCGGGCCCTCGAGGCCTACGCCAAGGTGGGAAGGAGGCTGGGCCTCATCCCCTAG
- the hrpB gene encoding ATP-dependent helicase HrpB encodes MPGWLDQAVALLLKEGRLLLQAYPGAGKSTLFPLQVLKALPGRVLLFEPRRVAARAVAARLAENLGEPLGKTVGYRVRLEGRESRETRLLVMTEGLLTRLLLKDPTLEGVSAVLLDEAHERHLEGDLALALLLRIQETLRPDLKLALLTATPDEDLERAFQGASLAVEGQSYPVEILHLTKAPEGPLEPLAARYAKEAFLEGEGDVLVFLPGKAEIERTRALLQGLPAYPLHGGLPLEEQAALLRPGPRKIVLATDVAETSLTLPGVRRVVDSGLAKKPRFDPRTGLTRLVLSPIPEASARQRAGRAGRVGPGRVYRLYPQGPFPPKRPEILEADLSRALLLALAFGEGLEALPLPTKPPAGALEGAWHLLERLGAVAGGRLTPLGKRMLALPTHPRLARMALEAEALGLLPLAADLMALLEERSPWEGEPDLLAHLEGLLEARRLGKGPFLGVERAAALWRRRLGAQPLESLPAPEAVGRLLLAAYPDRAAEALSPGRYRLATGPLLRLEAGGGPPYLVAAGAELGRVLLYAPLAREDLLEGAEVAAWAGWEEGKFRGYLERRYGALVLERVAIDPGPPGEAHLREALSQGLPLPEETRQVLLRLGFLRAHGVAVPELTEASLLQDLSWLLPWAQGVRRLEDLEALPWKEILLALLGEARKTLEELAPESLPLGGKRKRLLYREGAPPLLSLRIQEAFGLKETPRVLGGRVPVAVALLSPAGRPVQITQDLKGFWETHYPGVRRELMRRYPKHPWPENP; translated from the coding sequence ATGCCGGGCTGGCTGGACCAGGCGGTGGCCCTCCTCCTGAAGGAAGGCCGCCTCCTCCTTCAGGCCTACCCCGGGGCAGGCAAGAGCACCCTCTTCCCCCTGCAGGTGCTGAAGGCCCTACCCGGAAGGGTCCTCCTCTTTGAGCCCCGGCGGGTGGCCGCCCGGGCGGTGGCGGCCCGGCTGGCGGAAAACCTGGGGGAGCCCTTGGGGAAGACCGTGGGCTACCGGGTGCGCCTGGAGGGGAGGGAGAGCCGGGAAACGCGGCTTCTCGTCATGACCGAGGGCCTCCTCACCCGCCTCCTCCTGAAAGACCCCACCCTGGAAGGGGTTTCCGCCGTCCTCCTGGACGAGGCCCACGAGCGGCACCTGGAGGGGGACCTGGCCCTAGCCCTCCTCCTGCGGATCCAGGAAACCCTGCGGCCCGACCTGAAGCTGGCCCTCCTCACCGCCACCCCCGATGAGGACCTGGAGAGGGCCTTCCAGGGGGCCAGCCTGGCGGTGGAGGGGCAGAGCTACCCCGTGGAGATCCTCCACCTGACCAAGGCCCCGGAAGGCCCCCTGGAGCCCCTGGCCGCCCGCTACGCCAAGGAGGCCTTCCTGGAAGGGGAAGGGGACGTGCTGGTCTTCCTCCCGGGCAAGGCGGAGATTGAGCGGACCCGGGCCCTCCTCCAGGGGCTTCCCGCCTACCCCCTCCACGGGGGGCTTCCCCTGGAGGAGCAAGCCGCCCTCCTGCGGCCCGGGCCCCGGAAGATCGTCCTGGCCACGGACGTGGCCGAGACCAGCCTCACCCTGCCTGGGGTACGGCGGGTGGTGGACTCGGGCCTGGCGAAAAAGCCCCGCTTTGACCCCCGGACGGGGCTTACCCGGTTGGTCCTCTCCCCCATCCCCGAGGCCTCCGCCCGCCAGCGGGCGGGAAGGGCGGGGCGGGTGGGGCCAGGCCGGGTCTACCGCCTTTACCCCCAAGGCCCCTTCCCCCCTAAGCGGCCCGAGATCCTGGAGGCCGACCTCTCCCGGGCCCTCCTCCTGGCCCTGGCCTTCGGGGAGGGCCTCGAGGCCCTGCCCCTGCCCACCAAGCCCCCCGCGGGGGCCCTGGAGGGGGCCTGGCACCTCCTGGAGCGCCTGGGGGCGGTGGCAGGAGGGAGGCTCACCCCCTTGGGGAAACGGATGCTGGCCCTCCCCACCCACCCCCGCTTGGCGCGGATGGCCCTGGAGGCCGAGGCCCTGGGCCTCCTCCCCTTGGCCGCCGACCTCATGGCCCTCCTGGAGGAAAGGAGCCCTTGGGAGGGGGAGCCCGACCTCCTGGCCCACCTGGAGGGCCTCCTGGAGGCCCGCCGCCTGGGCAAAGGCCCCTTTCTCGGGGTGGAAAGGGCCGCGGCCCTGTGGCGGCGGCGCCTGGGAGCCCAGCCCCTGGAAAGCCTGCCCGCCCCCGAGGCGGTGGGCCGCCTCCTCCTCGCCGCCTACCCCGACCGGGCGGCGGAGGCCCTTTCCCCCGGACGCTACCGCCTGGCCACCGGCCCCCTCCTGCGCCTGGAAGCGGGGGGAGGCCCCCCCTACCTGGTGGCCGCGGGGGCGGAGCTGGGGCGGGTCCTCCTCTACGCCCCCCTGGCCCGGGAGGACCTCCTGGAAGGGGCAGAGGTTGCCGCCTGGGCGGGATGGGAGGAGGGAAAGTTTAGGGGCTACTTGGAACGCCGCTACGGGGCCCTGGTCCTGGAGCGGGTGGCGATAGACCCCGGGCCCCCTGGGGAGGCCCACCTGCGGGAGGCCCTCTCCCAGGGCCTTCCCCTCCCCGAGGAAACCAGGCAGGTCCTCCTCCGCCTGGGCTTCCTGCGGGCCCACGGGGTAGCGGTGCCGGAGCTCACGGAGGCCAGCCTGTTGCAAGACCTCTCCTGGCTCCTGCCCTGGGCCCAGGGGGTGCGGCGCCTTGAGGACCTCGAGGCCCTCCCCTGGAAGGAAATCCTCCTGGCCCTTCTGGGGGAGGCGCGGAAAACCCTGGAGGAGCTGGCCCCAGAAAGCCTCCCCCTGGGGGGAAAGCGGAAGCGCCTCCTCTACCGGGAAGGGGCCCCGCCCCTCCTTTCCTTGCGCATCCAGGAGGCCTTCGGCCTCAAGGAAACCCCCCGGGTCCTGGGGGGAAGGGTGCCGGTGGCCGTGGCCCTCCTCTCCCCCGCTGGCCGCCCGGTGCAGATCACCCAGGACCTGAAGGGCTTCTGGGAAACCCACTACCCCGGGGTGCGGCGGGAGCTCATGCGCCGCTACCCCAAGCACCCCTGGCCGGAAAACCCCTAG
- a CDS encoding S8 family peptidase, with protein sequence MVHTYRAWLLGGVLLLLAACQVGPTGQGPARGPEATLAPVYNAESPDAVPGQYIVVFKKGAAEATLAALQADREGLAPLGLTPQEVRIQAVYTEALEGFAAQLSVRALDTLRKDPRVEFIEADTYVRLQATQTNPPWGLDRIDQRGLPLDARYTYTLTGAGVNVYVIDTGIRTTHADFGGRAFVAYDALGGNGQDCNGHGTHVAGTVGGTTYGVAKGVRLYAVRVLDCNGSGTNSGVIAGVNWVLQNHVKPAVANMSLGGVASTALDTAVKNAIAAGVTFAVAAGNENQDACLSSPARVPEALTVGATTNTDARASFSNYGSCLDIFAPGQNILSAWHTSDAATNTISGTSMATPHVAGVAALYLQQNPTTTPSQVAAAILNGATPGVVSGGGTGSPNRLLYSLVSGGGSDEPCTGCEKYTGTLSQGASAYQPNGSYYYSSISGTHEGYLQGPSGTDFDLYLQKWNGAAWTTVASATTASSTESIRYSGTAGYYRWRIYAYSGSGAYTFWMKRP encoded by the coding sequence ATGGTCCACACGTATCGGGCGTGGCTTTTGGGCGGGGTGTTGCTGCTTTTGGCTGCGTGCCAAGTGGGGCCCACAGGCCAGGGTCCCGCTAGGGGGCCCGAGGCTACCTTGGCCCCGGTGTACAACGCAGAAAGCCCGGATGCAGTCCCTGGACAATACATCGTAGTCTTCAAGAAGGGTGCAGCTGAGGCGACGCTGGCCGCTCTTCAGGCTGACCGGGAGGGTTTGGCCCCCTTGGGATTGACCCCGCAAGAGGTGCGCATCCAGGCGGTATATACGGAAGCCCTAGAGGGCTTTGCGGCGCAGTTGAGTGTCCGTGCCCTGGATACCTTGCGGAAGGACCCTCGGGTGGAGTTTATAGAGGCGGATACCTACGTACGCCTTCAGGCCACCCAGACCAATCCCCCTTGGGGGCTGGACCGTATTGACCAGCGGGGCCTGCCCCTGGATGCCCGTTACACCTACACCCTTACCGGTGCTGGGGTCAACGTTTACGTGATAGACACCGGTATCCGTACCACCCATGCGGATTTTGGCGGTCGGGCTTTCGTGGCCTACGATGCCCTGGGCGGTAACGGGCAGGATTGCAATGGGCATGGCACCCACGTGGCGGGTACGGTGGGGGGGACCACCTATGGCGTGGCCAAGGGGGTTAGACTCTACGCGGTTCGGGTGCTGGACTGCAATGGTTCCGGTACCAACTCCGGGGTCATTGCCGGCGTCAACTGGGTCCTCCAAAACCACGTCAAGCCGGCGGTGGCCAACATGAGCTTAGGAGGAGTTGCTTCCACCGCTCTGGATACGGCGGTGAAGAACGCCATCGCCGCAGGGGTTACCTTTGCTGTGGCTGCGGGCAACGAGAACCAGGACGCCTGCCTTTCCTCCCCCGCCCGGGTCCCTGAGGCCTTGACCGTGGGGGCTACCACCAACACCGATGCCCGGGCCAGCTTTTCCAACTACGGTAGCTGTTTGGACATCTTTGCCCCTGGCCAAAATATCCTCTCGGCTTGGCACACCTCGGATGCGGCTACCAACACCATCAGCGGTACTTCCATGGCCACTCCCCACGTAGCTGGTGTGGCAGCCTTGTACCTACAGCAAAATCCCACGACTACCCCAAGCCAGGTGGCTGCCGCTATCCTAAACGGGGCTACCCCGGGAGTGGTGAGCGGTGGGGGTACGGGTTCCCCTAACCGCCTTCTTTACAGCCTGGTTTCTGGAGGGGGTTCCGACGAGCCCTGCACGGGCTGCGAGAAGTACACGGGAACCCTTTCCCAAGGGGCTTCCGCCTATCAGCCCAATGGGAGCTACTACTACAGCTCGATTTCCGGCACCCATGAGGGTTACCTCCAGGGGCCGAGCGGAACCGATTTTGACCTTTACCTCCAGAAGTGGAATGGGGCCGCCTGGACTACGGTAGCCAGCGCCACCACCGCTTCTTCCACGGAGAGCATCCGCTATAGCGGTACCGCGGGGTATTACCGTTGGCGCATTTACGCCTATAGCGGTTCGGGGGCCTACACCTTCTGGATGAAGCGGCCCTAG